The Ochotona princeps isolate mOchPri1 chromosome 1, mOchPri1.hap1, whole genome shotgun sequence genome has a segment encoding these proteins:
- the FAM229B gene encoding protein FAM229B has translation MPFRFGTQPRSFPLEGGDSSVGPELGMSSSATCNGKEISPARQLRRCPGSHCLTITDVPITVYATMRKPTAQSSKEMHPK, from the exons ATGCCTTTTCGGTTTGGGACGCAGCCAAGGAGCTTTCCATTGGAAGGAGGAGATTCTTCAGTTGGGCCAGAATTGGGGATGAGCTCCAGTGCTACCTGTAACGGGAAAGAGATATCACCAGCCAG GCAACTTCGAAGATGCCCTGGAAGTCATTGCCTGACAATAACTGATGTTCCCATCACTGTCTATGCAACAATGAGAAAGCCGACTGCACAAAGCAGCAAGGAAATGCATCCGAAATAG